CGACATCACGCCGATCCCGATCTCCGCGCTGAACGGTGACAACGTGGTGGATAAGTCCGGGAACATGCCTTGGTTCCAAGGTCCCTCGCTCCTCTATCATCTGGAACACGTCTATGTCGGCGGTGAGGAGAACCACGTGGATGCTCGCTTCCCGGTGCAGTGGGTGATCCGCCCGCAGAGCGACGAGTGGCACGACTTCCGTGGCTACGCCGGCCGCGTGGCGGGCGGTGTCTTCAAGCCGGGCGATGAGATCTCCGTGCTTCCTTCCGGCTTCACCAGTCGCATCAAATCCATCCACACCGCGGATGGTAACCTCGACGAGGCTTTCGCCCCGCAGAGCGTCACGCTCACGCTGACCGACGAGATCGACATCTCGCGCGGCGACATGATCGTGAAGAAGAACAACCCGCCCCAGAGCTCCCAGGATATCGAGGCGATGATCTGTTGGTTCTCTAACAAACCGATGGCCTCCCGCGCCAAACTGATCCTCCGCCACACCTCCCGCGAGATGCAGGCGATCGTCAGCGAGGTGAAGTACCTCGTGGACATCAATACTCTCCACAAGGTCGAGGGGGCTGGCACCTTTGCGATGAACGACATTGGCCGCATCACCCTGCGCACCGCGCAGCCGGTGATCCACGATTCGTATCGCCGCAACCGCCAGACCGGC
The genomic region above belongs to Luteolibacter rhizosphaerae and contains:
- the cysN gene encoding sulfate adenylyltransferase subunit CysN gives rise to the protein MDLLRFTTAGSVDDGKSTLIGRLLYDSKSIFEDQLEAIEETSKRRGDGHVDLALLTDGLKAEREQGITIDVAYRYFATPKRKFIIADTPGHIQYTRNMVTGASTANLAIILVDARKGVIEQTKRHSFIANLLRIQHVVVAVNKMDLVDYSEEVYNQIIKDYQEFASRLDNIVDITPIPISALNGDNVVDKSGNMPWFQGPSLLYHLEHVYVGGEENHVDARFPVQWVIRPQSDEWHDFRGYAGRVAGGVFKPGDEISVLPSGFTSRIKSIHTADGNLDEAFAPQSVTLTLTDEIDISRGDMIVKKNNPPQSSQDIEAMICWFSNKPMASRAKLILRHTSREMQAIVSEVKYLVDINTLHKVEGAGTFAMNDIGRITLRTAQPVIHDSYRRNRQTGSFILVDPGSNETVAAGMII